Proteins encoded within one genomic window of bacterium:
- a CDS encoding T9SS type A sorting domain-containing protein, with product MRAQILLTLIVVLLASTTIAQPVWTSLCGPEVGDVICFYSDSTHLYAGTRNGGIFRTGLQSADWELYGLPGHTINSIVADTVGHMFVASYDSGVYEWRSGQGWALMNNGIVGGKISHLLYSRVNGNLYAKGDRYPNDSVRYYRSTNNGETWLNIDNGLLSSSRGLGVAPDGSLYCVQNGAAYRSENNGTTWNRAGDIPIPPVTNNVKFRFYQDQVFVIDPGSGLYVSRSYYRGERWRNIPQATYVNDLQISDSGSIYVSTDTMHEVPYIGVYQWNDTTWVLRYSMPIGMVGNAFHIHNGDNRVFINTNNSYVYRSGVSSFSNFSNGIFASEIHSITISPNYVFCVRTGYEDTVCTSFHRYNPNAQHVPRWFEYPVSGWTNRPLIDYHNGVLAIISSGNFFYSTNQGYSWTTVNYPQPTDPHFIPSITNAPRNNRYAARGDSIYRSINNGLSWLPFYRTNGEIKSLFSMPCTPDSLHWYVFAGTRDTLYRMQENGLNLVRIYAHEINVMTKTFNGKLFAASNHGVQTSMDSGLTWQQTSVNRSIHSLISNSSGSVFAATDTGLIASTDLGESWFSFQGSMGAVRVIELQMDSVDVLYAGTRSNGVFWTNTPTVAVAEKPAWQTFDYQLFKNYPNPFNSSTTISYSLPTSTDVELSIFDVQGRVVERLVHGNLPAGMHTTQWNAQRYPSGTYFYRLQTKNRATVQRMELLK from the coding sequence GTGCGAGCTCAAATTCTACTAACATTGATAGTAGTTTTACTTGCATCCACCACTATCGCGCAACCAGTCTGGACATCCTTGTGTGGTCCAGAGGTTGGCGACGTAATCTGCTTTTATAGCGACAGTACTCACTTGTACGCTGGTACGCGAAACGGTGGTATTTTCCGAACCGGGTTACAAAGTGCGGATTGGGAGTTGTACGGGTTACCGGGGCATACGATAAATTCAATTGTTGCTGATACCGTTGGGCACATGTTTGTCGCCTCCTATGACAGCGGTGTTTATGAGTGGAGAAGTGGTCAAGGTTGGGCATTGATGAATAACGGAATAGTAGGTGGTAAGATTTCGCACCTGTTGTATTCTCGAGTAAACGGAAATCTATATGCTAAAGGCGATCGATACCCTAACGATTCAGTACGCTACTACCGATCAACGAATAATGGTGAAACTTGGCTTAACATTGACAATGGATTATTGTCGTCATCTCGTGGTTTGGGTGTAGCGCCGGACGGGTCGCTTTACTGCGTTCAAAATGGCGCGGCATACCGATCTGAAAATAACGGAACAACATGGAACCGTGCTGGAGATATTCCGATTCCACCGGTAACCAACAATGTAAAGTTCCGCTTCTATCAGGATCAAGTATTTGTCATTGATCCCGGCTCAGGTTTATATGTGAGTCGTTCTTACTATCGCGGAGAAAGATGGCGTAATATCCCTCAAGCGACTTATGTAAATGATTTACAAATTTCTGATTCTGGTTCGATTTATGTGTCTACTGATACTATGCATGAAGTTCCGTATATCGGTGTTTACCAGTGGAATGATACCACGTGGGTATTGCGATATTCAATGCCTATTGGGATGGTTGGCAACGCGTTTCATATCCATAATGGAGATAACAGAGTTTTTATAAATACTAATAATAGCTATGTTTATCGTTCTGGTGTGAGTTCTTTCAGTAACTTCTCGAACGGTATTTTCGCTTCGGAAATCCATTCGATTACTATTTCACCTAACTATGTGTTTTGTGTAAGAACCGGCTATGAAGACACCGTCTGTACTTCTTTTCACCGCTACAACCCTAATGCACAACATGTCCCTCGTTGGTTTGAATACCCAGTATCTGGTTGGACAAATCGACCATTAATCGATTATCATAACGGTGTTCTCGCAATAATTTCATCCGGAAATTTTTTTTATTCGACAAACCAGGGGTATAGCTGGACTACGGTTAACTACCCACAACCCACTGATCCTCACTTCATTCCATCAATCACAAATGCCCCAAGAAACAATCGATATGCTGCGCGCGGCGATTCTATTTACCGAAGCATAAACAACGGCTTAAGCTGGTTACCATTTTATCGCACGAATGGTGAGATTAAATCGCTTTTTTCAATGCCATGCACTCCTGATTCACTTCATTGGTATGTTTTTGCTGGTACACGAGATACTCTTTATCGGATGCAAGAAAATGGATTGAACCTCGTCAGGATTTACGCGCACGAAATCAATGTGATGACCAAAACATTTAATGGTAAACTATTTGCGGCTTCGAATCATGGAGTCCAAACTTCAATGGATTCCGGGCTAACTTGGCAACAAACAAGTGTGAACCGATCTATTCACTCGTTAATATCAAATTCAAGTGGTAGTGTTTTTGCCGCGACCGATACCGGACTGATTGCGTCAACCGATTTGGGTGAATCTTGGTTTTCGTTCCAAGGTTCAATGGGAGCAGTTCGAGTAATCGAGTTACAAATGGACTCGGTAGATGTTCTCTATGCTGGAACCCGTTCCAATGGTGTATTTTGGACAAATACACCCACTGTTGCCGTTGCTGAGAAACCTGCATGGCAGACATTTGACTACCAATTGTTCAAAAATTATCCGAATCCGTTCAACTCCTCTACCACAATTTCGTATTCACTTCCTACTTCCACGGATGTCGAGCTTTCCATTTTCGATGTACAGGGGAGAGTCGTCGAACGTTTAGTACACGGCAATCTTCCGGCGGGAATGCACACCACCCAATGGAATGCGCAACGCTATCCCAGCGGCACTTACTTCTATCGGTTACAAACAAAGAATAGAGCAACCGTTCAGCGGATGGAGTTGCTCAAGTAA